GGACTGATATGATTGAAATTAAGACCGCAGACGAATAGAGCATACtgatttaaacttattttaaatatgcataaTACCCACAAGGAGggtattaaaataacaattacgATAGCTACCCCTTGGTGACTTAATCGGGGTGGCTCTTCTGAATTCCAGCTTTCAGATGGGGTGCCTTATGCGAATTGCGAACTTTTTTGCAACTTGTTTTTACCCACTGACCTTGAAAAGTGAATACAAGCAAATTGAGCAGCtgaaaaatcaacaaaaacagTCCAAGGGGTGGATGTGAATCGGGATCAGGTTGCTTTAGAATATATCCTGGCCAACCCCCCTGTGGAAACCTCAGCGAAATTGCGAAAAATTGCATTATTTAGCAACCGGGGAAAACAACAACGAAGGGCGGGAATAGCTCGCTTATCAGCGATTTGCTTATCGCGAATTTCCACATGGAAATCCATTAGTCAATCCCCTGTCTTGTTGCCATATTTATTTGCCTGTAAACCTCTTACCTCACCACTCAATTGCCTGGCTAATCGAGCAATCCCCTAGGAAATTTCCCCTTTTCAAGATGATTGAACAAATAGCTTGGAGACCTATCGATTTCATCCAACAGAGTACAATATGTTGATCGGGCAAAccttcagaaaaaaaaatgattgacttaaaaaggaaataaatatcaaatagaattcaattgttgaatttaatcCATAAAacgtttgatttattttctatcCCTTTCTGAAAAAGATaagttaaaaaactatttgaaaaacatttgtgATTGAGATTAAAAAAGTCATTGTTGTTATTGATTAAGGTTGTAATATTTAATCTGGAAATGTTTTGCCTTTCtttgttctttttaataagttatgtatacttaataaaaacgataaaatagtaaaaacatCAGCTAGTGTCTGTCTGTTTTAACAGCAAAATAGTATCAAAATGTATACACAATTAtcttttctgtttatttgGTATTTGGCACTAAACcgtttttaaaaagataattaCACTTTTTCAACTACTATCAATGTATATCCGTGATTAGATACAGACTGAAACAATAATGGAATCAgtagtaaattaataaaatagcGGACAAACAAATCAGTGCTACAATCGAATAGAGgcttatttaataaacaagttatttaattattaaataaataaagcaccCGATTTGTGTGCCTGTTTAATAAcgaaaaatttgatttttaatgcataaaCGTATTATGAGAAGACTGTTGATGGTTAAAGTACTGTTTAAACATTTACGTTGTGATAAGGATTTTCATTCACTCCTCCCGGCCCctgaaaaaatttgttaatgaaaaatggcaaacaaCTTCGCTTCTTGGCCTGTCTGCCTTGCCACCGAAAACATGGCGAAAACAAAAGGCCAGGAGACAAgacttttcattaaaattgcacaGGCGGCGGGAAGGGGTGAAAAGTGGGGGCTTATAGAGTGGGTGGTTCAAGGATTATTTATGGGGAGCCTGGCGGAAGCTGTCGGCGCAGCTGCCTTTCACTGGCTGCAAATGGCATTgcaataaaacgaaattaaattgctaTTTTGCATACATATTATGTGTGTCCCGCATGTCCAggacacgcacacacacacacacccacagaTGGGTTTCATATTCATAGTTGTCTGGGCTTGGCGAACAATAACCGAAATATCCCGAATCCTTTGACAACATCTGGCCTTCCAAATAGTTTTTAACCCCCTGCCATCATCGAATCCGCAACCTCAACCCTTTGTAATTGCTTGAcgcttttattaaaatgcataaattaataGAATCATTTTGGGCCAAAGACACCTTTTTATGGCCGCCATTTAGGGCATGTGTGGAATCCCTGGGTGAAACGAGTTTTCGTCCACATAATTTGTACGATGGCTTATATGGCCAAACAATTACAAATGGCAAATTTAAGATCCTCGCCAAATGCACCACAAATGACCGCAATTAGCCAACCCTCTTTCATACTTTTTTGGCTATCTACACAGaggaaaatattgtataattatacaaaaataaaacttgaccatttcaaaatttgatttgaatatttttttttaagagttttCTAAAATTGGAATGAgtagtttaaatatattaaccTGAATTAACCtggtttaaaaactatttaattttatgtttatttttaacttgtaatgattttgtttaaattttcaaaataattgtttataaatagcaacaaataatatacgaaagtaaatatttatgttttcttttttctatgTGTGCTTTGAGGGCATAACGAAAATCATTGAGGCAGCATTCATCTGCAAATCAGGGCAATTAATATTAAGTggattattatttaatgacCACTGCACGCAGTCGGAGATACTGAAGAACCACTTTGTAGCACCCCACCACATCAACTCACTTCAATCTCATTCGGTCCTAACTGTTATGATCCCGAATGGAGTTTTCCCTTATGGTTGTCATATTCTAATTACATAAGAGCACGCAGTTACACGGATTCGCATTATGCCACAGATACGGGTGCTGCGATTTGATGACCCCTGACCCCAAGCCACCGGAGTAGTTATGGCGGCATTAAAATGGCAAATTGACGTTCATTTCACGTGCTAGTGGACCGTATCCGGATGTTCGGCGATATGAGCACAGTCCTCATTGAATGGGCGTCGCTAATTGATAAATTGCCCTGATGCGTGGCTGAAATCCATAGTCACATATAATAAGCACAATGCTCTAGAATGTCTTccaagaaaaaaatcaaacgcTAACAAAAGTGATAAAAGAAAGTTTTAGTTCAACCgaaatttacaaattgaaaCTACATctgtttattaaaactttttaaggtTCTATGGTTAACCACAAGAAAGGCTAgctgattaaaaatatatttttagatttgcataaaaacacttactatatatatgaaattagAAAACGAAtcttttaacaaataaatcatattcatgtttaattttaaaatagcctgtatattttatatattgtttatatttgtcTATTTTAACGATTATACTCAATTATTTACACAATTCGAGTAGGTCAGGGAAGTGAAAAGAGAGCTGAAGGTGATAAGAAAACTGCGATGCAAATAAAGCGGACAATAAAAACCATCTGCGCGTCTATGAGATTGCATCGCTTTACGTAACAATGTGACATCCACGTCATTAAAGGTTCCGACTTAGTCAGCAGGCTGCCAAGATGGCGCCCAGCCCCCATTCAGCCGGAACTTTTTCCGGACGGAACAGCACAGCCGTGTGCACCAGACGATCGATAAGCTCGAAGAGAGAATCTTTCGTGGAATAGCAACCAATTGAACAAACGTGGCCCTAGATTATCAGGCAGAGGAGTATATCACTGATAAGATTGTGGGACTCCTTTAAGCCTCCAAGATCCCCCCAGATAATGACTGGTCTGAATGACTTCACACTCTTTACCATCAATTTACGTTGTCAAATGCTATaaagtaatatttataatttcttaaatatatgaGTAATACAAAGAAGATCCTTGGTTCATCTTTTGAACATGGTTGAAACTCAGTTTTTATagagatttatatttataaatttgtcatactattatgtatttaaatatttttcgctttgattttcaacCCTTtcatcattttaaatataaaaaatacaatttttcaaaatttttcattataatatttttgagaaTTGGTTTTAGtatctgaaaattttatttaaacttaaaccatatttaacttaaacaaaattcgTTTATGTCAAATATAAACTTCTTTGAACctaatattttccacattagttaaaatattttaatattaagtcatataattttatatgcataaaatgttgaattcaatagacaaatatttatttttactttccCATTTTACTATTagtgtaatttattttgacatATAAATAAGCTTAGGTCACAGAATTGTGCAACAATTTGTTGCTatgcaattttataaattttttagagttgtttttaaatcttaagtCACAAAAATTGGAACTTCATCATTACACTTGTGGAAAAGAACTATGTTTATCACCGAAGCTCCCTTAAGTTtacggaaaataaataaaaataagtccAACGATCTACGGTTTAAAGATTTCCGAATAAACGACAACATTCTGGAACTTTACACCCTTTGTAATCGCAAATCTGGGTAGTTTTCGCCATTGTGAGTTTCATTGTTCCATGTGGTATCCAAAGTACATTGCCAGCTATCAGCACTCGgagaagaaaaacacaaacagaCGCCCCGCAATGAGGACCGCCTACAAAACCAGATCCATTTCGAAAACCCAAACCTTATCACAGAGGCAAACAATCTGTTGTATTACTAGTTCATATTTAGTTActttgttgtgtttatttgttcAAGCGGTAACGTACATGCTTAAGATACATTTGCTGGGGCGAACTTGCTAACTTATTTATGATAACATTATCACAATCTGATGTGCTGGTAAATTAAGGTGAACTTGGGAAACCGGGTGTGTAAATCATTCATTTTTGGCTGCTTTGATAATGCTGCTACTGCACTGCGATTTATTGGTGAACAAACCAAGggaacaaattaatttataagggAATTAAAGTGCGATATTTTTGCGGGAGGATGAGAGCAATTTTGAGGGAATAGTGTAGGAGTAGAGGGAGGAAGAAGTCTCCACGATTTACTGCTTCTGCAGGTACTCGTCGAACAGGTAGACGGACAGGGATGGGTCCGGAACCTTCATCAGCTTGGCGAGGTCGTTGGCATAACCAGAAAGCTTGCGCACAGTCTCGGCCTGCTTGCCCAGGAAGTTCTCCTCGATGTAGTGGGCCAGCTCGGGATCCCGGTCGGCATCGGTGGCGTGGGTGGCACGGGAGTGAACGTGGGTAGCTCCAGAGGCCAGCTGCTTCTCGTTGTCCAAAGCCAGAGCCAGGGAGTGCAGTTCATCGACCTCCAGAGTGTTGCGCTTGGTGCTCACCGAGGCCGGAGACTCGTGACGGGTGTTGAAGTCCACAACTCCTCCCCTGCGGGTCACCTGCTTGATCAGGGCAATGCTGTCGTCAAAGGAACGGTCCGAGAGACCCTGGTACAGCTTCTGGAAGCCGGGGCGGTTCTTCTGGTACGAGTTGAAGTGGGTGGCCAGCAACAGATAATCGTACGACTTTGTCAACTGGGAGTTGATGTAGGCCTGGACCTCGGGCTCCACATGGTCTATGCCAGCGAAACGGGCATTACAAATGGAGTTGCCTATAGAAAGAggggaaacaaaaaaaatcattacaGTCTATTAATCTATGAGACGGGAAGAAACATTTTAAGGAAGTTTTTCCCCTTCCCCTAGGAAgcagtaaaaatattaactatCAATCAATACAatgcataataaataataaaataagaaaattagaAGCCAATCAAATGAGAaagtatcaaaaaaaaaaaaaattaaattgtcaatatttattaaagtttttaagtgCGACCACTAGGAAGGGCCTGGAGCTCGGCATTACAATTTGTTGAACATAAACTTGAACATTGCAGAATGGtatatcatttttttccaaaacatCTAATCTACTTTAAACTTACTTTTTCCTGTGAAAAAGCCAGTGAGCgcttgtttattattttataaagatacaaaaagcaacaacacacgAACAAAAATTAGGTTCTCTTCACCCATGCTCTCTCTCAGAGCGTTCTCTTTACTCACCGGAGAAGGTTGACGAAGAGCACGCGGTGACCACCGTGTTCTGACAGTACTCTTCATTCTTGGCCAAGGCAATAGAGCTGAGGCCCGCGAAGAGAGCGAGTGCAACGAACAGTTTCATTTTCACGGCTGATTactgtaaattaaaatcaaaatcgaaatgcaaaaacaatgaaaattagtttcaCAATAAGTGACAATTGGTAAACCGCCccttttgttttcgtttggcTTGGAAATTCGCCTTTTGCGTCGTAGAGTTTTCTTGAAATTTCTCGCCCCCCCTCTCTTCGTTTTTTTCGCAACACAACCACCACCAATggtttgttttcgtttttcaatgttttctgttttttgtattttgttttcgagCAATTTCGTTTCAGATTCTTTTCACAAAACACTCACTAACTAGCC
This genomic window from Drosophila gunungcola strain Sukarami chromosome 3R, Dgunungcola_SK_2, whole genome shotgun sequence contains:
- the LOC128252805 gene encoding ferritin heavy chain isoform X1 codes for the protein MKLFVALALFAGLSSIALAKNEEYCQNTVVTACSSSTFSALTGFFTGKSNSICNARFAGIDHVEPEVQAYINSQLTKSYDYLLLATHFNSYQKNRPGFQKLYQGLSDRSFDDSIALIKQVTRRGGVVDFNTRHESPASVSTKRNTLEVDELHSLALALDNEKQLASGATHVHSRATHATDADRDPELAHYIEENFLGKQAETVRKLSGYANDLAKLMKVPDPSLSVYLFDEYLQKQ
- the LOC128252805 gene encoding ferritin heavy chain isoform X2, encoding MKLFVALALFAGLSSIALAKNEEYCQNTVVTACSSSTFSGNSICNARFAGIDHVEPEVQAYINSQLTKSYDYLLLATHFNSYQKNRPGFQKLYQGLSDRSFDDSIALIKQVTRRGGVVDFNTRHESPASVSTKRNTLEVDELHSLALALDNEKQLASGATHVHSRATHATDADRDPELAHYIEENFLGKQAETVRKLSGYANDLAKLMKVPDPSLSVYLFDEYLQKQ